From the genome of Scytonema hofmannii PCC 7110, one region includes:
- a CDS encoding IS200/IS605 family accessory protein TnpB-related protein, translating into MITLTYVKGLPTPAEELNSLGFTEFEMFLTAYSPVFHKAACETANYLLSGQSFDKSSWNTYLQKTYYISKRHANGVISYVQGAVDASKKNRLNHIKTLEGNLKSINTWIAKSEKKLKNASSFYAKKNWHKSKAGCKFPLSCSIKYKNTNWQYLRFQLHNKKRRAYQLSKQIEHLKAAPIHTVISKNQVFIVGSKDESFGNQVCQWNGTTLKFRVPACLESKFGKYVQTNLGNFERKINRLPKDSAKTWHFYRKNGKWNVGIQFTPSPVEQVSRHSVYGCIGIDLNPGSIGWAYVDRDGNLKAHGQIPLQMGLPSGLQDAQIVEACLKLVKLALKYACPIVCEELEFSAKKEQLREGGRKYARMLSSWAYSRFYELLESILSNRGIYLMKVNPAYTSIIGLVKYARQYGLASDEAAALAIARRGMRLTEKLPRSVSAYLSVKEGKHVWSFWYQLNKLLKSRAGISSRHDYFSISNWELVVKQWSEQFGHSKQKRTSS; encoded by the coding sequence ATGATCACTCTCACCTACGTTAAAGGATTACCGACACCAGCAGAAGAATTAAATAGTTTAGGATTTACTGAATTTGAGATGTTCTTAACTGCATACAGTCCGGTATTCCATAAAGCAGCGTGTGAGACAGCCAATTATCTTTTGTCCGGTCAATCGTTCGATAAATCTAGTTGGAATACCTATTTACAAAAAACTTACTATATTTCCAAACGTCATGCTAATGGTGTTATCAGTTATGTTCAAGGTGCAGTGGATGCATCTAAGAAAAATCGATTAAACCATATAAAAACGTTAGAAGGTAACTTAAAATCAATTAACACTTGGATTGCCAAATCAGAAAAAAAGCTGAAAAATGCTTCATCGTTCTATGCCAAGAAGAATTGGCATAAATCTAAGGCAGGATGTAAGTTTCCTTTATCTTGTTCAATTAAATATAAAAACACTAATTGGCAATACTTAAGGTTTCAACTCCATAATAAAAAGCGTCGTGCCTACCAATTAAGTAAACAGATTGAGCATTTAAAAGCTGCACCAATTCATACAGTCATTTCCAAAAATCAAGTATTTATTGTTGGCTCTAAGGATGAATCCTTTGGGAATCAGGTTTGCCAATGGAATGGTACTACCCTGAAATTTCGCGTTCCTGCTTGCTTAGAATCAAAATTTGGTAAATACGTCCAAACCAACTTAGGTAACTTCGAGCGCAAAATCAACAGATTACCCAAAGATAGTGCTAAAACCTGGCATTTTTATCGTAAAAACGGCAAATGGAACGTAGGAATACAGTTTACGCCATCGCCAGTAGAACAAGTTTCCAGGCATTCAGTTTATGGCTGCATTGGAATCGATCTGAACCCTGGCTCCATCGGATGGGCATATGTTGACCGTGATGGCAATCTCAAAGCACATGGACAAATACCGTTACAGATGGGATTGCCGTCTGGCTTACAAGATGCTCAAATTGTGGAAGCTTGCTTAAAATTAGTCAAGCTTGCTTTAAAATACGCTTGTCCAATTGTTTGTGAGGAATTAGAATTTTCTGCCAAAAAAGAACAACTTCGTGAGGGTGGTAGAAAATATGCGCGAATGCTATCTAGTTGGGCATATAGCCGATTTTATGAATTATTAGAAAGTATTCTAAGTAATCGTGGTATTTACCTGATGAAGGTAAATCCGGCATATACGAGTATCATTGGTTTAGTAAAATATGCACGTCAATATGGTTTAGCTAGTGATGAAGCCGCAGCATTGGCTATTGCCCGACGTGGTATGAGATTAACTGAAAAACTACCTCGCTCCGTCTCCGCCTATCTTTCCGTGAAGGAAGGAAAGCACGTGTGGAGCTTTTGGTATCAACTGAATAAACTTCTTAAGTCTCGTGCTGGAATATCATCTCGTCATGATTATTTCAGTATCTCTAACTGGGAACTAGTGGTCAAGCAATGGTCAGAGCAATTTGGTCATAGCAAGCAAAAACGCACTTCTAGTTGA
- a CDS encoding zinc ribbon domain-containing protein, with product MVLENLTGIREHTNKQPRSREQRFLANSWSFFQLKLFIHYKANIYGVPVVLVDPRYTSQTCHKCLHIHPVSGKSYRNGKDYHCGHCNWKGDAD from the coding sequence ATCGTTTTAGAAAACCTGACGGGCATCAGAGAGCATACTAACAAGCAGCCCAGAAGCCGCGAGCAAAGGTTTTTGGCTAACTCTTGGTCGTTTTTTCAGCTAAAACTGTTTATCCACTACAAAGCTAATATTTATGGCGTACCCGTTGTGCTTGTAGATCCGCGTTACACATCCCAAACGTGCCACAAATGTTTGCACATCCATCCAGTTTCAGGGAAGTCTTATCGCAATGGTAAAGACTACCATTGTGGTCACTGCAATTGGAAGGGAGACGCGGACTAA
- a CDS encoding DUF4079 domain-containing protein, translated as MVNLTEALEPIAALFRSLGIPDIIVHWGHPAMMGIVIFVMGSFVGFTGWRGRLVEDKDTAIQSRSAHRKIAPWMLLFIALGYTGGVLSLVMQRQPILESSHFWTGSILLLLLFINGAISFSGFAGNKSSLRMLHAYLGSTALCLMFVHALLGIKLGTNF; from the coding sequence ATGGTCAATCTCACTGAAGCTTTAGAACCTATTGCAGCTTTGTTCCGCTCTTTAGGTATTCCCGATATCATAGTTCATTGGGGACATCCCGCAATGATGGGGATTGTAATTTTTGTTATGGGTAGCTTTGTTGGATTCACAGGCTGGCGGGGACGACTTGTAGAAGACAAAGATACAGCAATCCAAAGCCGCAGCGCTCATCGTAAGATAGCACCATGGATGTTGTTGTTCATCGCGCTTGGTTACACGGGTGGCGTTTTGTCCTTAGTAATGCAACGCCAACCAATTCTGGAAAGTTCTCATTTTTGGACAGGCTCGATTTTACTGTTACTGTTATTCATCAACGGTGCAATTTCTTTTAGCGGCTTTGCAGGAAATAAAAGTTCGTTACGTATGCTCCATGCTTATTTGGGTAGTACAGCACTTTGTCTCATGTTTGTACACGCCTTACTCGGTATAAAGTTAGGTACAAATTTTTAA
- a CDS encoding ComEC/Rec2 family competence protein produces the protein MIQTSGVIICLFYILGLLLTAVPWSGVWVMILGIAGAVFSRQKQVNRRKFPRNKENSQALTQTVSRSQPISSKVWLVAGVVGLLATIYFQLRVPQPAKNDVSRFVPSENNNQEQLFIVRGEVLSTPRVTRHQRGQFWLEATQLDEVKSVSNSSSTSKGVGGKLYVTVPILQATGLHPGQQVAVTGILYKPQPALNPGGYDFQKFLKQEGTFAGLSGRQMSILDEGNQWGGWKVREQIVRSQVRWLGVPNGPLVSAMVLGSKAVDLPYDIRDWFVQVGLAHALAASGFQTSLILGVVLGLTSKTKRGIQILLGSAALLIFLSLAGFIAPVVRAVIMGFAALIGVGLKRQVKQLGALLTAAVLMLLFNPQWIWDLGFQLSFLATFGLITTATPINQRLQWIPPSIASLISVPLAGMIWTLPLLLHLFSVIPNYSIIVNVLSTPLISIISLGGMISALVSLVSSDLGSTLAFALYYPTHWLIQLVEFFVNLPGKIVAVGSISIGQMLAIYGLLSLVWLVSWWQKRWWFATAIALGLIFIPVWHSANNLFRVTLLASGSEPIVVIQNKGKITLINSGQEETGSLAILPFLKQQGVNKIDLAIASNFQSSNGNGWTKILQDLPIATFYEYSPKPENNVASMAIQKELQKSKGIYQPLSVGQTINTDSIVIQLLNNKFPILQLQILDRNWLFVGDIEPAELRQLTTGAIPRPQVLWCSSRLLKELVPVLQPQVAIAPSANFDPKTGSDLQTSQTKLFFTGRDGAIQWTPNGEFEAFIQVAENKTSTL, from the coding sequence ATGATTCAGACAAGTGGTGTCATTATCTGTCTTTTCTATATTCTGGGGTTACTGTTAACAGCAGTTCCTTGGAGTGGTGTTTGGGTGATGATTTTAGGCATAGCAGGTGCGGTTTTTTCTCGGCAAAAACAAGTTAATCGGAGAAAATTTCCTAGAAATAAGGAAAATTCTCAAGCATTAACTCAAACAGTATCGAGATCGCAACCCATCTCTTCCAAAGTATGGTTAGTGGCTGGAGTGGTAGGATTGTTGGCAACCATCTATTTTCAATTGCGAGTCCCTCAACCAGCAAAAAATGATGTAAGTCGGTTCGTTCCGTCAGAAAATAACAATCAAGAACAACTTTTTATTGTTCGCGGTGAAGTCCTGAGTACACCTCGTGTAACCCGCCATCAGAGAGGACAATTTTGGTTAGAAGCAACTCAGTTAGATGAAGTCAAAAGTGTTAGCAATTCTTCGAGTACAAGTAAAGGGGTAGGAGGAAAATTATACGTCACTGTACCTATACTCCAAGCGACTGGACTACATCCAGGTCAGCAAGTTGCTGTCACTGGTATTTTATATAAACCACAACCAGCACTTAATCCTGGTGGTTATGATTTTCAAAAATTTCTCAAGCAAGAAGGTACTTTTGCTGGTTTAAGCGGACGGCAAATGAGTATCCTGGATGAGGGAAACCAATGGGGAGGGTGGAAAGTTCGGGAACAGATTGTGCGATCGCAAGTTCGGTGGTTGGGAGTTCCGAATGGTCCTCTTGTGAGTGCGATGGTTTTGGGTAGTAAAGCTGTTGACTTACCCTACGACATTCGCGACTGGTTTGTCCAAGTAGGCTTAGCCCACGCTTTAGCAGCTTCAGGGTTTCAAACTTCTCTAATTTTAGGTGTGGTCTTGGGTTTAACATCTAAGACAAAAAGAGGAATCCAAATTCTACTTGGAAGCGCTGCTCTTTTAATCTTCCTAAGTTTAGCAGGTTTCATTGCACCAGTTGTCAGAGCTGTCATTATGGGATTTGCCGCATTAATTGGCGTGGGATTGAAACGTCAAGTCAAGCAATTAGGTGCTTTACTAACTGCAGCAGTACTTATGCTGCTATTTAATCCACAGTGGATTTGGGATTTAGGATTTCAGCTTAGTTTTTTAGCCACATTTGGATTAATCACTACAGCCACTCCTATAAATCAACGACTGCAATGGATACCCCCTAGCATTGCTTCCTTAATTTCAGTCCCCCTTGCTGGGATGATTTGGACATTACCTCTACTTCTACATTTGTTTAGCGTCATACCCAATTACAGCATAATAGTCAATGTTCTTTCTACCCCGTTAATTTCCATAATTAGTCTTGGAGGAATGATCAGTGCATTAGTAAGTCTGGTCTCAAGCGATTTAGGCAGTACTTTAGCCTTTGCACTTTATTATCCTACACATTGGTTAATTCAATTAGTAGAATTTTTTGTCAACTTACCAGGGAAAATCGTAGCTGTTGGTAGCATATCTATTGGTCAAATGTTAGCAATTTATGGATTGCTTAGCTTGGTTTGGTTAGTAAGTTGGTGGCAAAAGCGTTGGTGGTTTGCAACTGCGATCGCTCTGGGTTTGATATTTATTCCTGTTTGGCATTCAGCAAACAATCTATTTCGAGTTACTTTATTAGCATCAGGTTCAGAACCAATTGTTGTCATTCAAAATAAAGGAAAAATAACCCTCATTAATAGCGGTCAGGAAGAAACAGGAAGTTTGGCAATTCTACCCTTTTTAAAACAACAAGGAGTCAATAAAATAGACTTGGCAATTGCTTCTAATTTCCAATCCAGTAATGGAAACGGTTGGACAAAAATACTACAAGATTTGCCAATAGCCACTTTCTATGAATATTCTCCCAAGCCAGAGAATAACGTAGCTAGCATGGCAATTCAAAAGGAATTACAAAAGAGCAAAGGAATTTATCAACCTTTATCAGTTGGTCAAACGATAAATACAGATTCAATCGTTATACAATTACTCAACAATAAATTCCCCATATTACAATTGCAAATTTTAGATCGGAATTGGTTATTTGTAGGTGATATTGAACCCGCAGAACTGCGTCAGCTAACAACAGGAGCAATTCCTCGCCCGCAAGTGCTGTGGTGTTCCAGTCGCTTACTCAAAGAACTCGTTCCAGTACTACAGCCACAAGTTGCGATCGCACCAAGCGCAAACTTCGATCCAAAAACGGGATCAGATCTGCAAACCAGTCAGACAAAACTCTTTTTTACAGGAAGAGACGGTGCAATTCAATGGACTCCCAACGGTGAATTTGAAGCGTTTATTCAGGTAGCAGAAAATAAGACCTCAACTTTATGA
- a CDS encoding aminotransferase class V-fold PLP-dependent enzyme, whose amino-acid sequence MQTLSINNNQRLQLAPLAVPSRLLLGPGPSNAHPTVLEAMNTSPLGHLDPAFLGLMDEIQSLLRYTWQTENPLTIAVSGTGTAAMEATIANTVEPGDVVLVGVMGYFGNRLVDMAGRYGADVRTIAKSWGQVFTLDELRSALETHRPSLLALVHAETSTGARQPLEGVGDLCREFGCLLLVDTVTSLGGVPIFLDEWGVDLAYSCSQKGLGCSPGASPFTMSPRAVEKLQKRPNKVANWYLDMTLLNKYWGQERIYHHTAPINLYYGLREALRLIAEEGLENCWQRHQKNAEYLWDRLEDLGLTLHVQREFRLPTLTTVCIPEGVDGKAIARQLLNEHNIEIGGGLGELAGKVWRVGLMGFNSRQESVDKFLDALGNIGVRG is encoded by the coding sequence ATGCAAACTCTCTCAATTAACAATAACCAACGACTGCAACTCGCACCTCTTGCAGTCCCATCTCGTCTTCTGTTAGGACCGGGACCATCCAACGCCCATCCTACAGTTCTTGAAGCAATGAACACTTCCCCACTGGGACACCTCGATCCTGCTTTTCTGGGGCTGATGGATGAAATTCAGTCACTCTTACGTTATACATGGCAAACGGAAAACCCTTTGACGATTGCGGTTTCAGGTACGGGAACTGCTGCAATGGAAGCAACGATCGCGAATACTGTAGAACCCGGTGATGTTGTCTTAGTTGGTGTGATGGGTTACTTTGGCAATCGTCTTGTGGATATGGCGGGGCGATATGGTGCAGATGTAAGAACGATCGCAAAATCTTGGGGACAAGTGTTTACTCTGGATGAATTGCGGAGTGCTTTGGAAACTCATCGTCCAAGTCTGTTGGCTTTAGTTCATGCTGAAACTTCTACAGGCGCACGTCAACCTTTGGAAGGTGTTGGCGATCTATGTCGCGAATTTGGCTGTTTGCTACTGGTAGATACAGTCACGAGTTTGGGTGGTGTTCCCATATTTTTGGATGAGTGGGGAGTTGACTTGGCTTACAGTTGCAGCCAGAAAGGTTTGGGTTGTTCGCCAGGGGCTTCACCATTTACAATGAGTCCTCGTGCAGTTGAGAAATTGCAAAAGCGTCCGAATAAGGTAGCTAACTGGTACTTGGATATGACGTTGCTGAACAAGTACTGGGGTCAAGAACGGATCTATCACCATACTGCTCCCATTAATTTGTATTATGGGTTGCGGGAGGCGTTACGCCTGATTGCAGAAGAGGGATTGGAAAACTGTTGGCAGCGCCATCAAAAGAATGCAGAATATCTTTGGGACAGATTGGAGGATTTGGGACTAACTTTGCACGTTCAGCGAGAATTCCGTCTCCCAACGCTAACAACAGTTTGCATTCCTGAGGGAGTCGATGGTAAAGCGATCGCGAGGCAGTTATTGAACGAGCATAATATTGAAATTGGGGGAGGATTGGGCGAACTTGCAGGTAAGGTTTGGCGTGTTGGGCTTATGGGTTTTAATAGCCGTCAAGAAAGTGTTGATAAATTTTTAGATGCATTGGGGAATATAGGAGTCAGGGGTTAG
- a CDS encoding Rieske 2Fe-2S domain-containing protein codes for MHTEFNFLENWYPISPIEDLDSTRPTPVTLLGLRLVIWKPKSSENFQVFLDRCPHRLAPLSEGRIDEKTGNLMCSYHGWQFDSQGICTHIPQAEKPELVTENKQLCAIAFPCCQENGLLWVWPDVNSADRAANTPLPLSPQVDASQGFVWSSFVRDLDYDWQTLVENVADPSHVPFAHHGVQGDREKATPMNMKVVQSTPNLIQVTNQGGYKTTITFEPPCRLEYAIAFGNQGKRLGLVTYCIPVSPGKSRIVAQFPRNFAKTLYRLIPRWWDHIQNRNQVLDGDMILLHQQEHFLQQEKANWKTAYKLPTGADRLIIEFRRWFDKYCHGQLPWSEVGISVPESLTTNYSRRELLNRYKQHTQHCSSCRGALKNIQRLQWIFLGCFVIIVSAVATFPDALRVRLGVPLIVLALLSLSAYAWLKFFLSPKFYFVDYVHAEK; via the coding sequence ATGCATACGGAATTCAATTTTTTGGAAAATTGGTATCCCATATCACCTATAGAAGACCTGGACTCAACGCGACCAACACCAGTCACGCTTCTGGGACTCCGTTTGGTCATTTGGAAACCAAAGTCATCGGAAAATTTCCAAGTCTTTTTAGATCGATGTCCCCACCGTCTTGCTCCGTTGAGTGAAGGACGAATTGATGAGAAGACTGGCAATTTAATGTGCAGTTATCACGGTTGGCAATTTGATTCTCAAGGGATTTGCACTCACATTCCCCAAGCAGAAAAGCCAGAATTGGTGACTGAGAACAAACAACTGTGTGCGATCGCATTTCCTTGCTGTCAGGAAAATGGTTTACTCTGGGTTTGGCCTGATGTGAATTCTGCCGATCGAGCAGCTAATACACCGTTACCTCTGTCGCCTCAGGTTGATGCAAGTCAAGGTTTTGTGTGGTCTTCTTTTGTACGGGATTTGGATTATGACTGGCAAACCCTTGTAGAAAATGTAGCAGACCCCAGTCATGTTCCTTTTGCCCATCATGGAGTACAGGGCGATCGCGAAAAAGCAACTCCTATGAACATGAAAGTTGTACAATCAACACCAAATCTTATTCAAGTTACCAATCAAGGAGGGTACAAAACAACAATTACTTTTGAGCCACCTTGTCGCTTAGAATACGCGATCGCTTTTGGAAATCAAGGAAAACGGTTAGGGCTTGTAACCTATTGTATACCAGTCTCTCCTGGTAAATCAAGAATTGTAGCTCAGTTTCCCCGTAACTTTGCTAAAACGCTTTATCGTCTTATACCCCGTTGGTGGGATCACATTCAAAATCGCAATCAAGTCCTTGATGGAGATATGATTCTTTTACACCAGCAAGAGCATTTTCTCCAACAGGAAAAAGCTAACTGGAAAACTGCTTACAAACTACCCACAGGTGCAGACCGCTTGATTATTGAGTTTCGGAGATGGTTTGATAAATATTGTCACGGACAGTTACCGTGGAGCGAAGTTGGAATTAGTGTTCCAGAAAGTTTGACAACAAACTATAGTCGTCGAGAATTACTTAATCGTTACAAGCAACATACTCAACATTGTAGTAGCTGTCGAGGTGCGCTGAAAAATATACAGCGCCTGCAATGGATATTTTTGGGATGCTTTGTCATTATTGTTTCAGCAGTTGCAACCTTTCCCGATGCACTTCGAGTTAGGCTCGGTGTACCCTTGATTGTTTTAGCACTTTTAAGCTTATCAGCTTACGCTTGGCTCAAATTCTTCTTAAGCCCTAAATTTTACTTTGTGGATTATGTACATGCTGAGAAATAA
- a CDS encoding DEAD/DEAH box helicase, whose product MSDAIFSKLAPFIQEYIYDRNWTELRPVQIEACKVIFNTDAHLLVTAGTASGKTEAAFLPVLTELYENPTTTIAALYIGPIKALINDQFERLNGLLKEAEISVCSWHGDVSQSHKNKLLKNPRGILQITPESLESLLINKHNELLRLFGDLRFVIIDEIHVFMGSERGGQILCQLARLERVIKKEPRRIGLSATLGDYCMAEEWLCSGTGRAVITPKVEVGKRQIKLAVEHFFVGDMNRRGAEGAEGGGEEISECERYIFSLSKGRKCLIFANNKSQTESVIGALRKIACEVGEGDIYYVHHGSISAGLRQAAEAAMREPNSPAVTAATLTLELGIDIGYLERVIQLESPLSVASFLQRLGRSGRRGTPADMRFVCAEEEISSETSLPEQIPWQLLQCIAIIQLYLEERWIEPIRTSKYPWSLLYQQMMSILLSQGEISPASLAKLVLSLPTFAAVSREEFKLLLDYLIDINHIQVIEQGRVIIGLAGEKVVGKFQFYAVFSDNQEYVVKQGNTEIGSIVAPLPVGNTFALAGRTWEVTEVDFKKRIVLVKPGDGQGSIYWRGGSGNIHTKVLQRMRRVLCEETEYSYLQKNALQRLQSVRKLAKASGLDKNYILPLENGKCCIFPWMGTVAYRTLERLLNCFCRESLEIKNMSGNNPYFLIIKLAPEKFKYLESEIISLCEQRIPNEALVSTSEAPQMQKYDEFIPYSLLRKAFANDYLDMIELRGCFNSPGLI is encoded by the coding sequence ATGAGTGATGCTATTTTTTCCAAACTTGCACCCTTTATTCAGGAATATATTTACGATCGCAACTGGACTGAATTAAGACCAGTGCAAATCGAAGCCTGTAAAGTTATTTTTAACACGGATGCTCATTTACTAGTGACGGCTGGAACTGCTTCGGGAAAAACGGAAGCAGCTTTTCTCCCTGTTTTGACTGAATTATATGAAAACCCTACTACTACAATTGCAGCGTTGTATATTGGTCCTATTAAAGCTCTGATTAATGACCAATTTGAACGTTTGAATGGCTTGTTAAAAGAAGCTGAAATTTCTGTGTGTTCTTGGCATGGTGATGTTTCTCAAAGTCATAAAAATAAGCTTTTAAAAAACCCTAGAGGAATTTTGCAAATTACGCCGGAATCTTTGGAAAGTTTGTTGATTAATAAGCACAATGAATTGTTGCGTTTGTTTGGAGATTTGCGGTTTGTTATTATTGATGAAATTCACGTTTTTATGGGTTCGGAACGTGGTGGTCAAATTCTTTGTCAGTTGGCGAGGTTGGAGAGGGTTATTAAAAAGGAACCGCGAAGAATTGGTTTGTCGGCGACGCTGGGGGATTATTGTATGGCTGAGGAGTGGTTATGTTCTGGGACTGGAAGGGCGGTTATAACTCCAAAGGTTGAGGTGGGTAAGCGTCAAATTAAGTTGGCTGTGGAGCATTTTTTTGTTGGTGATATGAACCGCAGAGGCGCAGAGGGCGCGGAGGGAGGAGGGGAGGAGATAAGTGAATGTGAGAGGTATATTTTTAGTTTGAGTAAAGGGCGAAAGTGTCTGATTTTTGCTAATAATAAGTCTCAGACTGAATCGGTTATTGGTGCGTTACGTAAAATTGCTTGTGAGGTGGGGGAGGGGGATATTTATTACGTGCATCATGGTAGTATTTCTGCTGGATTGCGTCAAGCTGCTGAAGCTGCTATGCGCGAACCAAATAGTCCGGCTGTGACGGCTGCGACGTTAACTTTAGAATTAGGTATAGATATTGGTTATTTGGAACGCGTGATTCAGTTGGAGTCTCCTCTTTCTGTTGCTAGTTTTTTACAAAGGTTGGGGCGTAGTGGGAGAAGAGGAACACCTGCTGATATGCGTTTTGTGTGTGCTGAGGAGGAGATATCTTCAGAAACGTCTTTACCGGAACAAATCCCTTGGCAACTTTTGCAGTGTATTGCTATTATTCAACTTTATTTAGAGGAGCGTTGGATTGAGCCAATTAGGACGTCTAAATATCCTTGGAGTTTGTTGTATCAACAAATGATGAGTATTTTATTGTCTCAAGGGGAGATTTCACCTGCTAGCTTGGCAAAGCTAGTTTTAAGTTTGCCAACTTTCGCTGCTGTCTCTAGAGAGGAGTTTAAACTTTTATTGGATTATTTGATTGATATTAATCATATTCAGGTCATTGAACAAGGTAGGGTTATTATTGGTTTGGCTGGAGAGAAAGTTGTAGGAAAATTTCAATTCTACGCTGTATTTTCTGATAATCAAGAGTATGTTGTCAAGCAAGGTAATACGGAAATTGGTAGTATAGTAGCACCACTTCCTGTGGGAAATACCTTTGCTTTGGCGGGTAGAACTTGGGAAGTTACAGAAGTTGATTTCAAAAAAAGGATTGTTTTGGTCAAGCCGGGAGACGGTCAAGGAAGTATTTACTGGCGTGGTGGTAGTGGTAATATTCATACAAAAGTTTTGCAACGTATGCGTCGGGTGTTGTGTGAAGAAACAGAATATAGCTATTTACAAAAAAATGCCTTACAACGGTTGCAGTCTGTTCGCAAATTGGCAAAAGCTTCTGGATTGGATAAAAATTATATTTTGCCATTGGAAAACGGTAAGTGTTGTATTTTTCCTTGGATGGGTACAGTTGCTTATCGTACTTTGGAACGATTGCTAAACTGTTTTTGTCGAGAATCTCTAGAAATTAAAAATATGAGTGGCAATAATCCTTATTTTTTAATCATTAAATTAGCCCCAGAAAAATTTAAATATTTAGAATCAGAAATTATTTCTCTATGCGAGCAAAGAATTCCTAATGAAGCTTTAGTCAGTACTTCTGAAGCGCCACAGATGCAAAAGTATGATGAATTTATTCCTTATTCACTTCTACGGAAAGCATTTGCTAACGATTACTTAGATATGATAGAGCTTAGAGGATGTTTTAACAGTCCTGGCCTCATATAA
- a CDS encoding GlsB/YeaQ/YmgE family stress response membrane protein, whose protein sequence is MNIIAWIVLGLIAGAIAKAIYPGHQGGGIFGTILLGIIGAFVGGSLGVFFSTGQFSLAASALSIPGIALAVVGALVAIFVWNLVTRSAV, encoded by the coding sequence ATGAACATTATTGCTTGGATTGTTTTAGGTCTAATTGCTGGTGCGATCGCTAAGGCTATCTACCCCGGTCATCAGGGTGGTGGAATCTTTGGAACAATTTTGTTAGGAATTATCGGTGCTTTTGTAGGTGGTAGTTTGGGCGTCTTCTTTAGCACGGGACAATTCTCGCTAGCAGCTTCTGCTCTTAGTATCCCCGGTATCGCGTTAGCAGTCGTTGGTGCGCTTGTCGCTATTTTCGTTTGGAATTTAGTCACCCGTAGTGCAGTATAA